A stretch of Pseudobacteriovorax antillogorgiicola DNA encodes these proteins:
- a CDS encoding GNAT family N-acetyltransferase, which produces MRNIKTPRTRLRGLVTEDLTSLIELMQDNDIVKHTGWRKPMAEDIIAEKLEAWKALEGNLGVWGAEHLADKELVGWFMMRYVEDQAPELGFMIRKKYWQQGFASEIAGTLLDYGHHELKLQKILAQCDRTNIASQKTLERCGMSLVREDDETCFYESCQNY; this is translated from the coding sequence ATGCGCAATATCAAGACACCTCGCACAAGACTCCGAGGCCTAGTCACAGAAGACCTTACCAGTCTCATAGAACTTATGCAGGACAATGATATCGTGAAGCACACAGGTTGGCGAAAACCAATGGCCGAGGATATAATTGCCGAGAAGTTAGAGGCGTGGAAGGCTCTCGAAGGAAATTTAGGGGTTTGGGGAGCTGAACACTTAGCTGACAAGGAACTCGTAGGCTGGTTTATGATGAGGTATGTTGAAGATCAGGCCCCTGAGTTAGGCTTTATGATTCGAAAGAAGTATTGGCAGCAGGGTTTTGCATCCGAAATTGCTGGAACATTACTCGACTATGGGCACCATGAGCTGAAACTCCAAAAGATTTTAGCTCAATGTGATCGTACCAATATTGCCTCTCAGAAGACTCTGGAGCGCTGCGGTATGAGCCTTGTGAGAGAGGATGACGAGACTTGTTTCTACGAAAGTTGTCAGAACTATTAA
- a CDS encoding AraC family transcriptional regulator encodes MKWSRPISESSARIQKSIEFIRDNISRSITVADAAKIACYSEYHFQRLFKDEVGESFGAYVTRKKLETAAIKIAYGRDVNLTDIAFRYGYSSLSNFSKAFERFFGVRPSEIRDLIVKPPKKPGKLQDRYSKELVSKEMFTDEPHPTEEGLKVRFRNVEDNLKITMVEPFDVIFLSSRKGYEIEGVQGLWQEIEDYLQDLNLPSEQVDRFAICHDHPALFPKEKCRYDACLRYQPGLEALPFLRTTIPGGRFAVFSCKGPPEAVLDQYIEFSKVWLPRSGYEPTDFPVVDHLLPPDRAPYIQELWRHISRV; translated from the coding sequence ATGAAATGGTCGAGGCCGATATCAGAAAGTTCAGCTCGCATTCAAAAATCAATTGAATTTATCAGAGATAATATCAGTCGAAGCATCACCGTAGCGGATGCAGCTAAGATAGCTTGCTACAGCGAATATCATTTTCAACGACTATTTAAAGATGAAGTGGGTGAAAGTTTTGGTGCATATGTAACCCGCAAGAAACTGGAAACAGCCGCAATAAAAATTGCTTATGGCAGAGACGTAAATCTAACGGATATCGCTTTCAGATATGGCTACTCGTCTCTCTCTAACTTCTCGAAGGCATTCGAGAGATTTTTTGGAGTTCGACCAAGCGAAATTCGTGATCTCATTGTCAAGCCCCCAAAGAAGCCAGGAAAACTTCAAGATCGCTACAGCAAAGAGCTTGTTTCTAAGGAGATGTTTACCGATGAACCTCACCCCACGGAAGAGGGCTTGAAGGTTCGGTTTCGAAATGTCGAAGATAACCTTAAGATCACAATGGTAGAGCCCTTTGATGTCATTTTTCTATCGAGTCGGAAGGGCTACGAGATAGAAGGAGTCCAGGGTCTTTGGCAAGAGATTGAAGACTATCTTCAGGATTTAAACCTGCCAAGTGAGCAAGTTGATCGCTTTGCCATTTGCCATGATCATCCTGCGCTATTTCCAAAAGAAAAATGCCGTTACGATGCTTGCCTTAGGTATCAACCTGGCTTAGAGGCTCTGCCATTTCTTAGAACAACGATTCCTGGCGGCAGATTTGCAGTCTTTTCATGCAAAGGGCCACCGGAGGCTGTGCTTGATCAGTATATTGAGTTTTCAAAAGTATGGTTGCCGAGAAGTGGCTACGAACCAACAGATTTTCCTGTGGTTGATCACCTGCTACCACCCGATCGAGCACCCTATATTCAGGAATTATGGCGTCATATCAGTAGGGTATAG
- a CDS encoding amidase, whose protein sequence is MDFLKLDAIGQAEAIRNGDLDPKELMAAVLAVIEAKNPTINAVCSVAMETAWEKSSQRLQGPFAGVPFLIKDLLPYPGMRNSFGSRLFASHMATEAPDYVSAIDQSGLICIGKTAASEFGLLGSTESILEGVCKNPLDLSRSPGGSSGGAAAAVASGMVAMAHASDGGGSIRIPASHCGLFGFKPSHGRSRSALMAPEPYPIPLLVDHCISRTVRDSAQFLAITENTSKSRIYAPIGYVSGPRKIQYTIGYYLDDTSGNPAPMDAQRVLKETISRCRDLGHKLVELPSPKVDAEMLGEAFFAFAGSAIDNISQMMAPFLPSPIDDKLLEPFTLWVMNKFQGTSSERLVTLAKILKETHIMMTGFLQQVDMVLSPTQPGEARPIGYLSPDLDPELLMTRTQSLAGFTVLYNIAGAPAMSLPIGVGSSGLPIGSQFASSAGRDEDLLNLAYQLLT, encoded by the coding sequence ATGGACTTTTTAAAATTAGATGCGATAGGGCAGGCCGAAGCCATTAGAAACGGTGATCTTGATCCAAAAGAATTGATGGCTGCTGTGCTAGCAGTGATTGAAGCAAAAAATCCTACGATCAATGCAGTTTGTTCCGTAGCTATGGAAACTGCTTGGGAGAAGTCTAGCCAGCGCCTCCAAGGGCCCTTTGCGGGGGTTCCATTTCTTATCAAAGATCTGCTGCCTTATCCGGGGATGAGAAACTCGTTTGGCTCACGGCTGTTCGCTAGTCACATGGCGACAGAAGCTCCAGACTATGTCTCAGCCATTGATCAGTCTGGATTGATATGTATTGGCAAGACAGCGGCCTCTGAGTTTGGTCTGCTCGGTAGCACCGAGAGTATTTTAGAGGGGGTTTGTAAAAATCCTTTAGACTTGTCTCGTTCTCCAGGGGGATCTAGTGGCGGGGCCGCTGCTGCTGTGGCCTCTGGTATGGTAGCCATGGCTCATGCTAGCGATGGAGGAGGTTCGATTCGAATTCCTGCATCCCACTGCGGATTATTTGGGTTTAAGCCCAGTCATGGCAGAAGTCGGTCCGCTTTGATGGCCCCTGAGCCCTATCCTATTCCGTTATTGGTTGACCACTGTATTAGCCGAACAGTACGCGATAGTGCGCAATTTCTTGCCATTACCGAAAACACGAGCAAGAGTCGCATCTACGCGCCTATCGGTTATGTCAGTGGGCCTCGCAAGATCCAGTACACCATTGGCTACTATCTTGATGACACTTCTGGCAACCCAGCTCCGATGGATGCACAACGGGTACTCAAGGAGACTATCAGTCGATGTCGAGACTTGGGGCACAAACTTGTGGAGTTACCTAGCCCGAAAGTGGACGCAGAGATGCTTGGCGAGGCTTTTTTTGCGTTTGCAGGATCTGCTATCGACAATATCTCACAGATGATGGCACCCTTTCTCCCGTCACCGATTGATGACAAGCTCTTGGAGCCATTTACATTGTGGGTGATGAACAAGTTTCAAGGGACCAGTTCAGAAAGATTGGTTACACTAGCTAAGATTCTAAAGGAAACCCACATAATGATGACGGGTTTTTTACAGCAGGTTGATATGGTTCTAAGTCCAACACAGCCCGGCGAAGCTAGACCAATAGGATATCTATCCCCAGACTTGGACCCTGAGCTGCTAATGACGCGAACCCAAAGCCTAGCTGGATTTACTGTACTCTATAATATTGCAGGGGCTCCGGCAATGTCTCTACCAATAGGAGTAGGAAGCTCGGGATTACCTATCGGAAGCCAGTTTGCAAGTTCTGCAGGGCGGGATGAAGACCTATTGAACCTAGCTTATCAACTGCTTACTTGA
- a CDS encoding TonB-dependent receptor plug domain-containing protein, with the protein MNKFLALFSLIFCPPLIANPKNDEEHKRDFPKDEPLEVIEVVSDRIEPLTKELKEDATAKTEVLSGDGLRKFGAQTLADAIRQAIGVDTQMFCANCGAKRISINGLRGEHTTILVDGFPMHSTVSSFYGIDAVPMIGIEKIEVHRGAGASLEVAESIGGAINLISQEPVRDSISFDFEQGSAGSRQTSILGSAVWQSGHLMLTVFDGFSPHWDIDDNHVAESPQRSTRAVSGQFKVDLGSHSRLSGRVSQSSLETIGGNTEGFKPNAYSPIQAETTDFDAGDVRLDYIGDIHRITELIEVKRSERALRWDLSLSNEASLAVMASQTTQNQDGIYSHAFDYNNEDKIDFASMTYRHLVGDHLLSLGVDYKDQRMTSFSQALYVDRSPPLSADNFVFYSRGVYLMDEWQVNSDVMINLALRTDQLDVRWRELGEELSEQVVAPRMLALVDHTEHISSRLAIGLGYRPPLTLFESEHGNSHDGFVVDIDEIERAESAVYAFSLNYPAWFSTWSAHYTKLKNMSYGIDRISQGLPILFVNADENFEIYAFDWFFGGKPSHDTEVQIGVERFLFSDSYAEKLPTAAIEFQASLDASLKHDWGQFDSQVTYVGPRNLARYGYDEHFNVYNTDVTSDQFGQVSEPKSTQVPGYVLAHLGYQLPLGSHFELKLRVTNLLDFTQTSWGDSPATWHWHETHAHFDNFHTWGPLQGREYVIGLRGSW; encoded by the coding sequence ATGAATAAGTTTCTAGCTCTGTTCAGTTTGATATTTTGCCCGCCTCTCATAGCTAATCCAAAAAATGATGAAGAGCATAAAAGGGATTTTCCTAAAGACGAGCCCCTCGAAGTGATCGAAGTCGTCAGTGATCGCATTGAGCCTTTGACTAAAGAGCTGAAGGAGGACGCCACAGCAAAAACTGAAGTGCTAAGCGGGGATGGTCTTCGAAAATTCGGAGCACAAACCTTGGCTGATGCCATTCGTCAGGCCATAGGTGTTGATACGCAGATGTTTTGCGCGAACTGCGGGGCGAAGCGAATCTCGATCAACGGTCTTCGGGGAGAGCATACAACGATCTTAGTCGATGGCTTCCCGATGCATTCTACAGTGTCGTCATTCTACGGGATCGACGCAGTTCCTATGATAGGAATCGAAAAGATAGAGGTTCATCGCGGTGCCGGCGCCTCGTTGGAGGTTGCGGAGTCCATTGGTGGGGCGATCAATCTCATCAGCCAGGAACCGGTACGGGACTCTATCAGCTTTGATTTTGAACAGGGTTCTGCTGGGAGTCGCCAGACGAGCATCCTTGGGTCTGCAGTGTGGCAGAGCGGACACCTGATGCTTACAGTTTTTGATGGCTTTTCCCCTCACTGGGATATCGATGACAACCACGTCGCGGAATCTCCCCAAAGAAGCACAAGAGCTGTGAGTGGTCAGTTTAAAGTCGATCTTGGCAGTCATTCACGATTGAGTGGTCGCGTTTCCCAGTCAAGCCTTGAAACCATTGGTGGCAATACCGAAGGGTTTAAACCAAATGCCTATTCACCAATTCAAGCCGAGACAACGGACTTTGATGCTGGAGATGTGAGGCTCGACTATATCGGCGATATCCATCGCATCACCGAACTGATCGAGGTGAAGCGCTCAGAGCGGGCCCTGCGCTGGGACCTTAGCCTTAGTAATGAGGCCTCACTGGCAGTGATGGCCTCCCAAACGACGCAAAACCAAGATGGGATCTACTCCCATGCGTTTGACTACAATAATGAAGATAAGATTGACTTTGCTAGCATGACCTATCGGCACCTGGTAGGGGATCATCTCCTTTCCCTCGGGGTCGATTACAAGGACCAGCGCATGACGTCTTTTTCTCAGGCACTCTATGTGGATCGCAGCCCTCCTTTGAGTGCCGATAACTTCGTGTTTTATAGTCGTGGAGTCTACCTCATGGATGAATGGCAGGTAAATTCTGATGTTATGATCAATCTGGCACTCAGAACTGATCAGCTGGACGTCCGCTGGCGTGAGCTTGGAGAGGAGTTAAGCGAACAGGTTGTGGCACCCCGTATGTTGGCCTTGGTAGACCACACGGAGCATATTAGTTCGCGACTAGCTATAGGCCTAGGCTACCGACCACCACTTACCCTGTTCGAGTCTGAGCATGGCAACAGCCATGATGGTTTCGTGGTCGACATTGATGAAATAGAGCGGGCTGAATCTGCAGTCTATGCATTTAGCTTAAACTATCCTGCATGGTTTAGCACCTGGAGTGCTCACTATACAAAGCTCAAAAATATGTCCTACGGCATTGACCGCATCTCGCAGGGTCTTCCCATCCTGTTTGTTAACGCCGACGAAAATTTTGAAATTTATGCGTTCGATTGGTTCTTTGGGGGTAAGCCCAGCCATGATACGGAAGTCCAAATAGGAGTGGAGAGGTTCCTTTTTAGTGATAGCTATGCGGAAAAGCTCCCCACAGCAGCCATTGAGTTCCAAGCGTCGTTGGATGCCTCCTTAAAACATGACTGGGGTCAATTTGATAGTCAGGTCACATATGTGGGGCCTCGTAACCTGGCTCGATATGGCTATGATGAGCACTTCAACGTGTATAACACCGACGTTACTAGCGATCAGTTTGGCCAAGTATCAGAGCCCAAGTCGACCCAGGTGCCTGGCTATGTTCTGGCCCATCTTGGATATCAACTGCCTTTGGGCTCTCATTTTGAGCTGAAGCTGCGCGTGACGAACCTTCTGGATTTTACTCAGACATCCTGGGGTGATAGCCCAGCTACCTGGCACTGGCATGAGACTCATGCTCACTTCGATAATTTCCATACCTGGGGGCCCTTGCAGGGCCGTGAATATGTTATCGGATTGCGGGGGAGCTGGTAG
- a CDS encoding ATP-binding protein, producing MESPHCRRSKGKSVTGEIFIKLRPSEENLVIEVWDDGQGLNIEKIRRKMNPSSAALTSKDLAHAIFQSGFLTKNQVNHVSGRGIGMDAVRNSLESHGASIHIKLRPEDYGCDQFTVFSFVIAIPRGYFVIQQD from the coding sequence ATTGAATCACCTCACTGTAGACGTTCGAAGGGTAAATCCGTAACAGGAGAAATATTCATCAAGTTAAGGCCATCGGAGGAGAATCTGGTGATTGAGGTTTGGGATGATGGTCAAGGCTTGAACATTGAGAAGATTCGTCGAAAGATGAACCCCAGTTCCGCTGCGTTGACTAGCAAAGATCTCGCGCATGCTATTTTTCAATCTGGGTTTTTGACAAAAAACCAAGTGAATCATGTCTCCGGGCGAGGCATCGGCATGGATGCTGTCCGCAACTCTCTGGAGAGTCACGGTGCTTCCATTCACATAAAGCTTCGCCCAGAGGATTATGGGTGTGATCAGTTTACGGTCTTTAGCTTCGTTATAGCTATCCCTAGGGGCTACTTTGTCATCCAGCAGGACTAA
- a CDS encoding NADP-dependent oxidoreductase translates to MTYLNKHFKLARRPEGMAKQDDFEMAEAPVPELKDGEFLIQTDYISLDPTNRIWMADIDQYMPPVQVGEVMRAGGVGTVIESKHSGFEKGDIVSGIIGWQTHAVSNGDFVQKVPPLGNVPKSALLGPLGMTGTTAYFGLLDIGKPKEGETIVVSAAAGAVGTVVCQIAKIKGMRVVGIAGTDEKCKMLEDELGVDGTINYKKDDVAGKLDELCPDGIDVYFENVGGEILDAVLPRMNLFSRIPLCGLISSYNAEKPVPGPYNFSQLLMKRVTLQGFIILDYQERMGEAVKELGQWMIEGKIKHKETVVEGFEKLPEALNMLFTGDNVGKLMVKV, encoded by the coding sequence ATGACGTACCTCAATAAACACTTCAAATTAGCCCGACGGCCCGAAGGCATGGCGAAACAAGACGATTTTGAGATGGCTGAAGCTCCTGTGCCCGAGCTGAAAGACGGCGAATTCTTAATTCAAACGGATTATATCAGCCTCGATCCTACCAACCGCATCTGGATGGCTGATATTGACCAGTACATGCCTCCCGTACAAGTCGGAGAAGTGATGCGAGCTGGTGGCGTGGGTACAGTGATTGAGTCTAAGCACTCTGGCTTTGAAAAAGGCGATATCGTCAGTGGCATCATCGGTTGGCAAACCCATGCGGTCAGCAATGGTGATTTCGTTCAGAAAGTTCCTCCCCTAGGCAATGTTCCAAAATCAGCTTTGCTTGGGCCATTAGGGATGACTGGGACCACAGCCTATTTCGGCCTCCTAGATATCGGTAAACCCAAAGAAGGAGAAACCATCGTTGTCTCTGCGGCGGCAGGAGCTGTAGGAACCGTCGTTTGTCAGATCGCCAAGATCAAAGGCATGCGAGTGGTTGGCATTGCCGGCACTGATGAGAAATGCAAGATGCTGGAAGACGAGCTAGGTGTCGATGGCACCATCAACTACAAGAAGGATGATGTTGCTGGTAAGCTCGACGAGCTTTGCCCCGATGGCATCGATGTCTACTTTGAGAACGTCGGCGGTGAGATCCTGGACGCCGTGCTTCCACGCATGAACTTGTTCAGCCGGATTCCACTTTGTGGTCTCATCTCATCCTATAACGCTGAGAAACCAGTTCCTGGCCCTTATAATTTCTCGCAGCTTTTGATGAAGCGAGTCACGCTCCAGGGTTTTATCATCTTGGATTATCAAGAGCGCATGGGCGAAGCTGTTAAAGAACTTGGCCAGTGGATGATAGAAGGCAAGATCAAGCATAAAGAGACTGTTGTTGAAGGTTTTGAGAAACTACCTGAAGCATTGAACATGCTCTTCACTGGCGACAACGTTGGTAAGTTGATGGTTAAAGTTTAA